From one Mytilus galloprovincialis chromosome 13, xbMytGall1.hap1.1, whole genome shotgun sequence genomic stretch:
- the LOC143057804 gene encoding uncharacterized protein LOC143057804: protein MPKKKGKSKKGKGKKGKSKKETKTSEGPRDPMTPAHIPPPPLPREKLINLLKQHPVNEKEIHGYKVTDRILKNLTSSEIRDLIVVFELFDANSDGYINAKELRRAMRALGFKCSREDAKDMISDVSVKGKSQISFVEFLEVIIDRQDDARDIYDEILQGFKMFDQDNSGSITLDNLKQICTEAGMKFAQRDLEEMIEEADINGDGKVDQSEFIRIMLQTNLF from the exons ATGCCAAAGAAAAAGGGAAAATCCAAGAAAGGGAAGGGTAAAAAGGGGAAGTCCAAGAAAGAGACAAAAACTAGCGAAGGACCAAGAGATCCAATGACTCCAGCTCATATCCCACCGCCCCCGCTTCCAAGAGAAAAG ctcATAAATTTATTGAAACAACATCCTGTGAATGAAAAAGAAATTCATGGTTACAAAGTAACAGATAGAATCCTGAAGAATTTAACATCTTCTGAAATAAGAGACCTGATTGttgtttttgaattgtttgatGCCAATTCTGATGG ATATATCAATGCAAAAGAGTTACGACGTGCAATGAGAGCTCTTGGCTTTAAATGTTCAAGAGAGGATGCCAAAGATATGATTTCAGATGTCAGTGTCAAAGGAAAAAG CCAGATCAGCTTTGTAGAGTTTTTAGAAGTCATAATTGACAGACAAGATGATGCAAGAGACATCTATGATGAAATACTCCAGGGATTCAAAATGTTTGATCAAG ACAATTCTGGATCTATTACattagacaatttaaaacaaatatgcacAGAAGCTGGTATGAAGTTTGCACAGAGAGACTTAGAGGAAATGATAGAAGAAGCTGACATTAATGGCGATGGGAAAGTCGACCAATCAGAATTTATACGAATTATGTTACAGactaatttgttttaa